A part of Gossypium hirsutum isolate 1008001.06 chromosome A07, Gossypium_hirsutum_v2.1, whole genome shotgun sequence genomic DNA contains:
- the LOC107952818 gene encoding uncharacterized protein isoform X3, translating into MACLSLCLPEGEFDELLEHVPLSTRRKLLLSPTVPFENLVETSSCLVDQHLAKDSPNYKVTSGLPINVNSERHQADELTGTEANADASSLQINAGVFLPPNPVPSNVPGVINVDCADKMLPSLSKEDANSSATTGVITSCQDVDLPINGNSQGSESDHLKGNQSDASEQEKIDFDVPLSSDFSTIEKVVCADNMLLSLSNEDTNNSASTGVTGVNMMDKKLSDFTFGELDHIVLKERRKLLLKRKFMELEKPAVKGIPVGLREDTIANSTRSIKQELQPINGECLTAQNQFNDIPIRNAANLSGFSANDSSSLVDSAWRNKEKLQYVDGKSWLSGIEYNDIPNRSASNFQRTSSSGTKSDRSGQRMGDSNIVCPSQRTSMEFTLRDGDDSVPASTNICSSALNTSVKVKVEPLDYSNLQNPERSTFGNMVSVKCEEDISDGIDHMLFRDRMKLLTPFEDFKLNFSNNFGCLGQSEPAAFGCSLFVSEPAKPIMISRPRSRKKTATDSVVTALEEDAPELLKLQVLRDQGVSVDEIKLYGESENYDALDESFNEDSFSELEAVMTKLFSQRSHFLKFSSIRCAKGSKPSYCLACLFSLVEQTRYLQFRRWPVEWGWCRDLQSFIFVFKRHHRIVLERPEYGYATYFFELLDSLPVGWQVMRLVTAMKLTRCGRITLIENKPLSVGEDLSEGEAKVLMQYGWVPNTGLGTMLNYCDRVVHDRKNESDSSEWRSKIGKLLVDAYNGGTIVASSLVEDVIEEDSEQTQIKTEL; encoded by the exons ATGGCTTGTCTAAGTCTTTGCCTTCCGGAAGGTGAATTTGACGAGTTGCTTGAACATGTTCCTTTATCAACAAGGCGAAAATTGTTACTTTCTCCCACCGTCCCGTTCGAAAATCTAGTCGAAACCTCCAGTTGCCTG GTGGATCAGCATTTGGCAAAAGATAGTCCTAATTACAAAGTTACTTCTG GTTTGCCTATAAATGTCAACAGTGAAAGACATCAAGCAGATGAGCTGACAGGTACTGAAGCTAATGCTGATGCTTCCAGCTTGCAAATTAATGCCGGTGTCTTTCTGCCACCAAATCCAGTGCCGTCAAATGTTCCTGGTGTTATCAATGTTGACTGCGCTGATAAAATGCTGCCTAGTTTATCAAAAGAAGATGCAAATAGTTCTGCTACTACTGGTGTTATAACTTCTTGCCAAGATGTAGATTTGCCTATAAATGGTAACAGCCAAGGAAGTGAATCTGACCACCTGAAAGGTAATCAATCTGATGCTTCTGAACAGGAGAAGATCGATTTTGATGTGCCTCTGTCTTCAGATTTTTCTACTATTGAAAAAGTTGTCTGTGCTGATAACATGCTGTTGAGTTTATCAAATGAGGATACAAATAATTCTGCCAGTACTGGTGTTACGGGTGTGAATATGATGGATAAAAAGCTCAGTGACTTTACATTTGGTGAACTTGACCACATTGtattgaaagaaagaagaaaattgcTTCTAAAAAG gaaatttatggaattggaaaAGCCAGCTGTAAAG GGCATCCCTGTGGGGTTGAGAGAAGATACTATAGCTAATTCTACCAGGAGCATTAAACAAGAGCTTCAGCCTATTAATGGAGAATGTTTAACAGCTCAAAATCAATTTAATGATATTCCTATAAGAAATGCTGCCAATCTTTCTGGTTTTTCAGCAAATGATTCATCTAGTTTGGTAGACTCTGCTTGGAGGAACAAAGAAAAGCTTCAGTATGTTGATGGAAAATCCTGGTTGAGTGGAATTGAATATAATGACATACCTAACAGAAGTGCTTCTAATTTTCAAAGAACTTCTTCCTCTG GGACTAAATCTGATAGGTCAGGACAAAGAATGGGAGATAGCAACATAGTTTGTCCCTCTCAGAGAACATCAATGGAGTTTACATTGCGTGATGGAGATGATTCTGTTCCTGCAAGTACAAATATATGCAGTTCAGCTTTGAATACTTCGGTCAAAGTGAAAGTTGAACCATTAGATTATAGTAACTTGCAAAACCCAGAGAGGAGCACTTTTGGTAACATGGTATCAGTAAAGTGTGAAGAGGACATCTCTGATGGGATAGACCATATGCTATTTCGAGATCGGATGAAGCTGCTTACACCATTTGAGGATTTTAAATTGAACTTTTCCAACAATTTTGGGTGCTTGGGCCAAAGTGAGCCTGCTGCCTTTGGATGTAGCCTCTTTGTTTCAGAACCTGCCAAACCTATAATGATAAGCCGTCCAAGGAGTAGAAAGAAGACTGCCAC GGATTCGGTTGTAACAGCATTAGAAGAAGATGCACCTGAACTTCTCAAG TTGCAGGTGTTGCGTGATCAAGGTGTGTCAGTTGATGAAATTAAGCTTTACGGGGAGTCAGAGAATTACGATGCCTTAGATGAATCATTCAACGAAGATAGCTTCTCAGAGCTTGAAGCTGTGATGACAAAG CTTTTCTCTCAGCGCAGCCATTTTTTGAAGTTTTCTTCTATACGATGTGCGAAGGGCTCAAAACCTAGTTATTGCTTGGCTTGCCTATTCTCACTTGTGGAGCAG ACACGTTATCTGCAGTTCCGTAGATGGCCAGTTGAATGGGGTTGGTGCCGGGATCTTCAATCATTTATATTTGTCTTTAAAAGACACCACAG AATTGTACTTGAACGTCCAGAATATGGTTATGCAACATACTTCTTTGAGCTGTTAGATTCCTTACCTGTTGGTTGGCAGGTGATGAGATTGGTGACTGCCATGAAGCTTACTAGGTGTGGCAGGATAACGCTGATTGAGAACAAACCATTATCG GTTGGCGAAGACTTGAGTGAAGGTGAGGCAAAGGTGTTAATGCAGTATGGTTGGGTCCCAAATACTGGCTTGGGAACAATGCTCAATTACTGTGACAGAGTTGTCCATGATAGAAAAAATGAGAGCGACAGCTCGGAATGGAGATCAAAAATAGGAAAGCTGCTAGTAGATGCATATAACGGTGGAACTATTGTCGCTTCTAGTCTTGTAGAGGATGTCATCGAAGAGGACAGTGAGCAAACACAGATTAAAACGGAACTTTGA
- the LOC107952818 gene encoding uncharacterized protein isoform X1 has product MACLSLCLPEGEFDELLEHVPLSTRRKLLLSPTVPFENLVETSSCLVDQHLAKDSPNYKVTSGAIEVATNKDPLDSAAFSQDSQQASSCHDVGLPINVNSERHQADELTGTEANADASSLQINAGVFLPPNPVPSNVPGVINVDCADKMLPSLSKEDANSSATTGVITSCQDVDLPINGNSQGSESDHLKGNQSDASEQEKIDFDVPLSSDFSTIEKVVCADNMLLSLSNEDTNNSASTGVTGVNMMDKKLSDFTFGELDHIVLKERRKLLLKRKFMELEKPAVKGIPVGLREDTIANSTRSIKQELQPINGECLTAQNQFNDIPIRNAANLSGFSANDSSSLVDSAWRNKEKLQYVDGKSWLSGIEYNDIPNRSASNFQRTSSSGTKSDRSGQRMGDSNIVCPSQRTSMEFTLRDGDDSVPASTNICSSALNTSVKVKVEPLDYSNLQNPERSTFGNMVSVKCEEDISDGIDHMLFRDRMKLLTPFEDFKLNFSNNFGCLGQSEPAAFGCSLFVSEPAKPIMISRPRSRKKTATDSVVTALEEDAPELLKLQVLRDQGVSVDEIKLYGESENYDALDESFNEDSFSELEAVMTKLFSQRSHFLKFSSIRCAKGSKPSYCLACLFSLVEQTRYLQFRRWPVEWGWCRDLQSFIFVFKRHHRIVLERPEYGYATYFFELLDSLPVGWQVMRLVTAMKLTRCGRITLIENKPLSVGEDLSEGEAKVLMQYGWVPNTGLGTMLNYCDRVVHDRKNESDSSEWRSKIGKLLVDAYNGGTIVASSLVEDVIEEDSEQTQIKTEL; this is encoded by the exons ATGGCTTGTCTAAGTCTTTGCCTTCCGGAAGGTGAATTTGACGAGTTGCTTGAACATGTTCCTTTATCAACAAGGCGAAAATTGTTACTTTCTCCCACCGTCCCGTTCGAAAATCTAGTCGAAACCTCCAGTTGCCTG GTGGATCAGCATTTGGCAAAAGATAGTCCTAATTACAAAGTTACTTCTGGTGCTATTGAAGTTGCAACTAACAAAGATCCATTAGATTCTGCTGCATTTTCTCAAGATTCTCAGCAGGCCTCTTCTTGCCATGATGTAGGTTTGCCTATAAATGTCAACAGTGAAAGACATCAAGCAGATGAGCTGACAGGTACTGAAGCTAATGCTGATGCTTCCAGCTTGCAAATTAATGCCGGTGTCTTTCTGCCACCAAATCCAGTGCCGTCAAATGTTCCTGGTGTTATCAATGTTGACTGCGCTGATAAAATGCTGCCTAGTTTATCAAAAGAAGATGCAAATAGTTCTGCTACTACTGGTGTTATAACTTCTTGCCAAGATGTAGATTTGCCTATAAATGGTAACAGCCAAGGAAGTGAATCTGACCACCTGAAAGGTAATCAATCTGATGCTTCTGAACAGGAGAAGATCGATTTTGATGTGCCTCTGTCTTCAGATTTTTCTACTATTGAAAAAGTTGTCTGTGCTGATAACATGCTGTTGAGTTTATCAAATGAGGATACAAATAATTCTGCCAGTACTGGTGTTACGGGTGTGAATATGATGGATAAAAAGCTCAGTGACTTTACATTTGGTGAACTTGACCACATTGtattgaaagaaagaagaaaattgcTTCTAAAAAG gaaatttatggaattggaaaAGCCAGCTGTAAAG GGCATCCCTGTGGGGTTGAGAGAAGATACTATAGCTAATTCTACCAGGAGCATTAAACAAGAGCTTCAGCCTATTAATGGAGAATGTTTAACAGCTCAAAATCAATTTAATGATATTCCTATAAGAAATGCTGCCAATCTTTCTGGTTTTTCAGCAAATGATTCATCTAGTTTGGTAGACTCTGCTTGGAGGAACAAAGAAAAGCTTCAGTATGTTGATGGAAAATCCTGGTTGAGTGGAATTGAATATAATGACATACCTAACAGAAGTGCTTCTAATTTTCAAAGAACTTCTTCCTCTG GGACTAAATCTGATAGGTCAGGACAAAGAATGGGAGATAGCAACATAGTTTGTCCCTCTCAGAGAACATCAATGGAGTTTACATTGCGTGATGGAGATGATTCTGTTCCTGCAAGTACAAATATATGCAGTTCAGCTTTGAATACTTCGGTCAAAGTGAAAGTTGAACCATTAGATTATAGTAACTTGCAAAACCCAGAGAGGAGCACTTTTGGTAACATGGTATCAGTAAAGTGTGAAGAGGACATCTCTGATGGGATAGACCATATGCTATTTCGAGATCGGATGAAGCTGCTTACACCATTTGAGGATTTTAAATTGAACTTTTCCAACAATTTTGGGTGCTTGGGCCAAAGTGAGCCTGCTGCCTTTGGATGTAGCCTCTTTGTTTCAGAACCTGCCAAACCTATAATGATAAGCCGTCCAAGGAGTAGAAAGAAGACTGCCAC GGATTCGGTTGTAACAGCATTAGAAGAAGATGCACCTGAACTTCTCAAG TTGCAGGTGTTGCGTGATCAAGGTGTGTCAGTTGATGAAATTAAGCTTTACGGGGAGTCAGAGAATTACGATGCCTTAGATGAATCATTCAACGAAGATAGCTTCTCAGAGCTTGAAGCTGTGATGACAAAG CTTTTCTCTCAGCGCAGCCATTTTTTGAAGTTTTCTTCTATACGATGTGCGAAGGGCTCAAAACCTAGTTATTGCTTGGCTTGCCTATTCTCACTTGTGGAGCAG ACACGTTATCTGCAGTTCCGTAGATGGCCAGTTGAATGGGGTTGGTGCCGGGATCTTCAATCATTTATATTTGTCTTTAAAAGACACCACAG AATTGTACTTGAACGTCCAGAATATGGTTATGCAACATACTTCTTTGAGCTGTTAGATTCCTTACCTGTTGGTTGGCAGGTGATGAGATTGGTGACTGCCATGAAGCTTACTAGGTGTGGCAGGATAACGCTGATTGAGAACAAACCATTATCG GTTGGCGAAGACTTGAGTGAAGGTGAGGCAAAGGTGTTAATGCAGTATGGTTGGGTCCCAAATACTGGCTTGGGAACAATGCTCAATTACTGTGACAGAGTTGTCCATGATAGAAAAAATGAGAGCGACAGCTCGGAATGGAGATCAAAAATAGGAAAGCTGCTAGTAGATGCATATAACGGTGGAACTATTGTCGCTTCTAGTCTTGTAGAGGATGTCATCGAAGAGGACAGTGAGCAAACACAGATTAAAACGGAACTTTGA
- the LOC107952818 gene encoding uncharacterized protein isoform X2: MACLSLCLPEGEFDELLEHVPLSTRRKLLLSPTVPFENLVETSSCLVDQHLAKDSPNYKVTSGAIEVATNKDPLDSAAFSQDSQQASSCHDVGLPINVNSERHQADELTGTEANADASSLQINAGVFLPPNPVPSNVPGVINVDCADKMLPSLSKEDANSSATTGVITSCQDVDLPINGNSQGSESDHLKGNQSDASEQEKIDFDVPLSSDFSTIEKVVCADNMLLSLSNEDTNNSASTGVTGVNMMDKKLSDFTFGELDHIVLKERRKLLLKRKFMELEKPAVKGIPVGLREDTIANSTRSIKQELQPINGECLTAQNQFNDIPIRNAANLSGFSANDSSSLVDSAWRNKEKLQYVDGKSWLSGIEYNDIPNRSASNFQRTSSSGTKSDRSGQRMGDSNIVCPSQRTSMEFTLRDGDDSVPASTNICSSALNTSVKVKVEPLDYSNLQNPERSTFGNMVSVKCEEDISDGIDHMLFRDRMKLLTPFEDFKLNFSNNFGCLGQSEPAAFGCSLFVSEPAKPIMISRPRSRKKTATDSVVTALEEDAPELLKVLRDQGVSVDEIKLYGESENYDALDESFNEDSFSELEAVMTKLFSQRSHFLKFSSIRCAKGSKPSYCLACLFSLVEQTRYLQFRRWPVEWGWCRDLQSFIFVFKRHHRIVLERPEYGYATYFFELLDSLPVGWQVMRLVTAMKLTRCGRITLIENKPLSVGEDLSEGEAKVLMQYGWVPNTGLGTMLNYCDRVVHDRKNESDSSEWRSKIGKLLVDAYNGGTIVASSLVEDVIEEDSEQTQIKTEL, translated from the exons ATGGCTTGTCTAAGTCTTTGCCTTCCGGAAGGTGAATTTGACGAGTTGCTTGAACATGTTCCTTTATCAACAAGGCGAAAATTGTTACTTTCTCCCACCGTCCCGTTCGAAAATCTAGTCGAAACCTCCAGTTGCCTG GTGGATCAGCATTTGGCAAAAGATAGTCCTAATTACAAAGTTACTTCTGGTGCTATTGAAGTTGCAACTAACAAAGATCCATTAGATTCTGCTGCATTTTCTCAAGATTCTCAGCAGGCCTCTTCTTGCCATGATGTAGGTTTGCCTATAAATGTCAACAGTGAAAGACATCAAGCAGATGAGCTGACAGGTACTGAAGCTAATGCTGATGCTTCCAGCTTGCAAATTAATGCCGGTGTCTTTCTGCCACCAAATCCAGTGCCGTCAAATGTTCCTGGTGTTATCAATGTTGACTGCGCTGATAAAATGCTGCCTAGTTTATCAAAAGAAGATGCAAATAGTTCTGCTACTACTGGTGTTATAACTTCTTGCCAAGATGTAGATTTGCCTATAAATGGTAACAGCCAAGGAAGTGAATCTGACCACCTGAAAGGTAATCAATCTGATGCTTCTGAACAGGAGAAGATCGATTTTGATGTGCCTCTGTCTTCAGATTTTTCTACTATTGAAAAAGTTGTCTGTGCTGATAACATGCTGTTGAGTTTATCAAATGAGGATACAAATAATTCTGCCAGTACTGGTGTTACGGGTGTGAATATGATGGATAAAAAGCTCAGTGACTTTACATTTGGTGAACTTGACCACATTGtattgaaagaaagaagaaaattgcTTCTAAAAAG gaaatttatggaattggaaaAGCCAGCTGTAAAG GGCATCCCTGTGGGGTTGAGAGAAGATACTATAGCTAATTCTACCAGGAGCATTAAACAAGAGCTTCAGCCTATTAATGGAGAATGTTTAACAGCTCAAAATCAATTTAATGATATTCCTATAAGAAATGCTGCCAATCTTTCTGGTTTTTCAGCAAATGATTCATCTAGTTTGGTAGACTCTGCTTGGAGGAACAAAGAAAAGCTTCAGTATGTTGATGGAAAATCCTGGTTGAGTGGAATTGAATATAATGACATACCTAACAGAAGTGCTTCTAATTTTCAAAGAACTTCTTCCTCTG GGACTAAATCTGATAGGTCAGGACAAAGAATGGGAGATAGCAACATAGTTTGTCCCTCTCAGAGAACATCAATGGAGTTTACATTGCGTGATGGAGATGATTCTGTTCCTGCAAGTACAAATATATGCAGTTCAGCTTTGAATACTTCGGTCAAAGTGAAAGTTGAACCATTAGATTATAGTAACTTGCAAAACCCAGAGAGGAGCACTTTTGGTAACATGGTATCAGTAAAGTGTGAAGAGGACATCTCTGATGGGATAGACCATATGCTATTTCGAGATCGGATGAAGCTGCTTACACCATTTGAGGATTTTAAATTGAACTTTTCCAACAATTTTGGGTGCTTGGGCCAAAGTGAGCCTGCTGCCTTTGGATGTAGCCTCTTTGTTTCAGAACCTGCCAAACCTATAATGATAAGCCGTCCAAGGAGTAGAAAGAAGACTGCCAC GGATTCGGTTGTAACAGCATTAGAAGAAGATGCACCTGAACTTCTCAAG GTGTTGCGTGATCAAGGTGTGTCAGTTGATGAAATTAAGCTTTACGGGGAGTCAGAGAATTACGATGCCTTAGATGAATCATTCAACGAAGATAGCTTCTCAGAGCTTGAAGCTGTGATGACAAAG CTTTTCTCTCAGCGCAGCCATTTTTTGAAGTTTTCTTCTATACGATGTGCGAAGGGCTCAAAACCTAGTTATTGCTTGGCTTGCCTATTCTCACTTGTGGAGCAG ACACGTTATCTGCAGTTCCGTAGATGGCCAGTTGAATGGGGTTGGTGCCGGGATCTTCAATCATTTATATTTGTCTTTAAAAGACACCACAG AATTGTACTTGAACGTCCAGAATATGGTTATGCAACATACTTCTTTGAGCTGTTAGATTCCTTACCTGTTGGTTGGCAGGTGATGAGATTGGTGACTGCCATGAAGCTTACTAGGTGTGGCAGGATAACGCTGATTGAGAACAAACCATTATCG GTTGGCGAAGACTTGAGTGAAGGTGAGGCAAAGGTGTTAATGCAGTATGGTTGGGTCCCAAATACTGGCTTGGGAACAATGCTCAATTACTGTGACAGAGTTGTCCATGATAGAAAAAATGAGAGCGACAGCTCGGAATGGAGATCAAAAATAGGAAAGCTGCTAGTAGATGCATATAACGGTGGAACTATTGTCGCTTCTAGTCTTGTAGAGGATGTCATCGAAGAGGACAGTGAGCAAACACAGATTAAAACGGAACTTTGA